A window of Candidatus Cloacimonadota bacterium contains these coding sequences:
- a CDS encoding urocanate hydratase, producing MNKNFSTKGGSIGDVSKAMTIKLSEELPPNPEFQPDIRQAPDRGLNLSKNEIKIALKNALRYIPSELHEKLAPEFLEELKTRGRIYGYRYRPQGEIKAKPIDEYEGNTLEGKAIQVMIDNNLDFDVALYPYELVTYGESGQVCQNWMQYQLIKKYLQIMTDQQTLVVASGHPVGLFPSRPESPRVISTNGLLVGMYDNSDDFHTAAAMGVSNYGQMTAGGWMYIGPQGIVHGTYLTLLNAGRLYLGIPEDKDIKGHIFISSGLGGMSGAQAKAVEISGGVGVIAEVDFSRIKNRLEQGWLSKYSDNLKEIVDWMQESKRKGEATSIGYYGNVVDLWQYLVDNHIEVELASDQTSCHAVYEGGYTPQGITFEQGRKLLRKDLNAFKQKVDASLKKQFELIKIMTERGTHFWDYGNSFMKAVFDAGAVSIAINNNPKEGFIFPSYVENIMGPICFDYGYGPYRWVCLSGNHQDLMKTDKATMECIDPTRRVQDRDNYNWIKNAERNKLVVGSQARILYANAEGRIKIALKFNEMVRNGEVGPIMIGRDHHDAGGTDSPFRETANIKDGSNVCADMSIHCFAGNVARGMTMVVESNGGGVGIGKAFNGGFGLVLDGSKRVDRIIKSALDWDVMGGVARRAWARNSNAIETAIEWNKRNKEFGQITIPFIPESRFIEELVEKTFKK from the coding sequence ATGAATAAAAACTTTTCCACCAAAGGTGGATCCATTGGAGATGTATCAAAAGCAATGACAATTAAATTATCAGAAGAACTGCCACCAAACCCAGAATTTCAGCCTGATATCAGGCAAGCTCCGGATAGAGGTCTTAATCTTAGCAAAAATGAAATCAAAATTGCTTTGAAAAACGCATTAAGATACATCCCATCTGAATTGCATGAAAAATTAGCACCCGAATTTCTTGAAGAATTGAAAACTCGCGGAAGAATCTATGGCTATCGTTATCGCCCGCAAGGTGAGATAAAAGCTAAACCAATTGATGAATATGAAGGAAATACTTTGGAAGGCAAAGCAATCCAAGTAATGATTGACAATAATCTGGATTTTGATGTAGCATTATATCCTTATGAATTAGTTACTTATGGAGAAAGCGGACAGGTTTGCCAAAACTGGATGCAGTATCAATTGATAAAGAAATATCTGCAAATTATGACAGACCAGCAAACATTAGTTGTTGCATCAGGACATCCTGTTGGATTATTTCCTTCCCGACCTGAAAGCCCCCGAGTAATTAGCACAAACGGTCTATTGGTTGGTATGTATGATAATTCTGATGATTTCCATACAGCAGCAGCAATGGGAGTTTCAAATTATGGACAGATGACTGCAGGCGGATGGATGTATATCGGTCCTCAAGGGATTGTGCACGGAACTTATTTAACTTTGCTTAATGCAGGAAGGTTATATCTTGGTATTCCTGAAGATAAGGATATTAAAGGACATATTTTCATATCTTCCGGACTCGGTGGAATGAGTGGCGCTCAAGCAAAAGCTGTAGAAATTTCTGGTGGAGTCGGCGTCATTGCAGAAGTTGATTTTTCCAGAATAAAAAATAGATTAGAACAAGGTTGGCTTTCTAAATACTCAGATAATCTTAAAGAAATTGTTGACTGGATGCAAGAAAGCAAACGCAAAGGTGAAGCAACTTCTATCGGATATTACGGCAATGTTGTTGATTTGTGGCAATATCTTGTTGATAATCATATTGAGGTAGAATTAGCATCAGACCAGACTTCCTGCCATGCTGTTTACGAAGGAGGTTACACTCCTCAGGGTATAACTTTTGAACAAGGACGAAAACTGCTTAGAAAAGATTTGAATGCCTTTAAACAAAAAGTAGATGCATCTTTAAAGAAACAGTTTGAGTTAATCAAAATTATGACTGAAAGAGGAACTCATTTCTGGGATTATGGCAACAGTTTTATGAAAGCAGTTTTTGATGCTGGTGCAGTTTCAATCGCTATAAATAATAATCCAAAAGAAGGTTTTATCTTTCCTTCGTATGTGGAAAATATTATGGGTCCTATCTGCTTTGATTATGGATATGGACCATATCGTTGGGTTTGCTTAAGCGGAAATCATCAAGATTTGATGAAAACTGATAAAGCTACAATGGAATGTATAGACCCCACGCGCCGTGTACAAGATAGAGATAACTATAATTGGATAAAAAATGCAGAGCGGAATAAATTAGTGGTCGGCTCTCAAGCAAGAATTCTCTATGCTAATGCTGAAGGAAGAATTAAAATCGCATTAAAATTCAATGAAATGGTTAGAAATGGAGAAGTCGGACCAATTATGATTGGCAGAGACCACCACGATGCTGGCGGTACTGATTCACCATTTCGTGAAACAGCTAATATCAAGGATGGCAGCAATGTTTGCGCCGATATGTCTATACACTGCTTTGCTGGGAATGTTGCACGCGGTATGACAATGGTTGTTGAAAGCAATGGCGGCGGCGTTGGAATTGGAAAGGCGTTCAACGGCGGATTCGGTCTTGTTTTAGATGGAAGCAAAAGAGTTGACAGGATAATCAAATCAGCATTAGATTGGGATGTTATGGGTGGAGTGGCTCGTAGAGCCTGGGCAAGAAATTCTAATGCTATTGAAACTGCTATTGAATGGAATAAACGAAATAAAGAATTTGGGCAGATAACCATCCCCTTTATTCCTGAATCCAGATTTATAGAAGAATTGGTTGAAAAAACTTTTAAGAAATAA